A stretch of Alkalicella caledoniensis DNA encodes these proteins:
- a CDS encoding response regulator transcription factor, which produces MENNKILIVDDDPNICEVVKLYLNKEGYNTITVHDGSNGIQAFKEHKPALLVLDLMLPEISGLDVCREIRKLSDLPIIMLTAKDDLVDKIVGFELGADDYVVKPFEPKELVVRVKAALRRSKLNDPDTEINDKFIAYTDLSIDLTSYKVLLMGKPVELSPKEIELLFFLASNPNRVFTREYLLERIWDYNYMGNTRTVDEHIKRLRKKVPDHQEWMIATVWGVGYKFEVKD; this is translated from the coding sequence GTGGAAAATAATAAGATTCTTATTGTTGACGATGATCCAAATATTTGCGAGGTCGTTAAGTTATATCTAAACAAGGAGGGTTATAACACTATAACAGTTCATGACGGTAGTAATGGCATACAAGCTTTTAAAGAGCATAAACCTGCCCTATTGGTTCTAGACTTAATGCTTCCTGAAATCAGTGGGTTAGATGTCTGTAGGGAGATAAGGAAGCTAAGTGATTTGCCAATAATTATGCTCACTGCAAAGGATGACTTAGTTGATAAAATCGTAGGTTTTGAATTGGGAGCAGATGATTATGTGGTCAAACCCTTTGAACCTAAGGAACTTGTTGTAAGGGTTAAGGCTGCCCTGCGGAGGTCTAAGTTAAACGATCCTGATACAGAAATCAACGATAAGTTTATTGCCTATACAGATCTAAGTATTGATTTAACTTCTTATAAAGTTCTTCTTATGGGAAAACCAGTTGAGTTATCACCAAAGGAAATCGAGCTTTTATTTTTCTTAGCTAGTAATCCCAATAGAGTCTTTACTAGGGAATATCTACTTGAGAGAATTTGGGATTATAACTATATGGGAAATACGCGAACAGTAGATGAACATATAAAAAGACTTAGAAAAAAGGTCCCAGATCATCAAGAGTGGATGATTGCTACTGTTTGGGGAGTAGGTTACAAATTTGAGGTGAAGGATTAA
- a CDS encoding L-lactate permease, which produces MEIVYALLAVIPILVTIVLMTKFNMPAKKVMPISWGIAVILAGSVWKMDFQWLSGATVFGFLSAFNILIIVFGAILMMNTLKNSGAIKSINKGFHGITTDRRIQVIIIAWLFAAFIEGAAGFGTPAALAAPLLVALGFPPLAAAMVALIGNSTPVSFGAVGTPINAYANLVPAETLAGAELTAAEFVKNVGVWSAIPHAIVGTFLPLLALCMLTKFFGEEKSIKPALKAAPFAIFAGLSFTVPYLFVATVFGQELPSLVGAGVGMVLVLLAVKAGFLVPKDSWDFPAKENWESDWGSPADEDAKSTKDEKVMPLWLAWLPYGLILSILVITRLPATGLSTLLRGEAFTIGWNNVLGTSLNYSLQYLWSPGILPFTLVAILTIFLHGMKGEAVKTAWGNSIKQVIPAAIALGFAVALVQVMIQSANNTAGIDGMMLAMSNATASIFSGAWPLFSPFIGILGSFMSGSNTTSNVLFGSFQYGVAESLGISRTIILGLQAVGGAIGNMVCVHNVVAACTTVGILGVEGKIIRRNVIPAAIYAILVGIVGFLAIYVFATGVF; this is translated from the coding sequence ATGGAGATAGTTTATGCCTTACTGGCCGTTATTCCAATACTAGTAACAATCGTCCTTATGACAAAGTTCAACATGCCAGCTAAAAAGGTTATGCCTATCAGCTGGGGGATAGCTGTAATTCTAGCTGGATCTGTTTGGAAGATGGATTTCCAATGGTTATCGGGAGCTACAGTTTTCGGATTTTTGTCTGCATTTAATATTTTAATAATCGTATTTGGTGCAATCTTAATGATGAATACTCTAAAAAACAGTGGAGCTATTAAATCTATAAACAAAGGCTTCCACGGTATTACAACAGATAGAAGGATTCAGGTAATAATCATTGCTTGGTTATTTGCGGCCTTCATAGAAGGAGCTGCAGGATTCGGTACACCAGCAGCACTTGCAGCACCATTACTTGTAGCCCTAGGCTTCCCGCCATTAGCTGCAGCCATGGTAGCATTGATAGGAAATAGTACTCCAGTGTCTTTTGGTGCAGTTGGAACTCCAATTAACGCTTATGCAAACTTAGTTCCGGCAGAAACATTAGCTGGAGCTGAATTAACAGCTGCAGAGTTTGTTAAAAATGTTGGTGTTTGGTCGGCTATACCACATGCAATTGTAGGTACATTCTTACCGTTATTAGCACTATGTATGTTAACAAAGTTCTTTGGTGAAGAAAAAAGTATTAAACCGGCACTGAAAGCTGCACCTTTTGCAATTTTCGCAGGTCTTTCATTTACTGTACCTTACCTGTTTGTTGCTACAGTATTTGGTCAAGAACTTCCTTCTCTTGTAGGTGCTGGAGTGGGTATGGTATTAGTACTTTTAGCAGTCAAAGCTGGCTTTTTAGTACCTAAGGATTCATGGGATTTCCCAGCTAAAGAAAACTGGGAATCAGACTGGGGCAGCCCTGCTGATGAAGATGCTAAATCCACAAAGGATGAAAAGGTTATGCCACTTTGGTTAGCATGGCTACCATATGGTCTAATTTTAAGTATACTTGTTATAACACGCTTGCCTGCAACAGGTTTAAGCACACTCTTAAGAGGAGAAGCTTTTACCATAGGCTGGAACAATGTATTAGGTACTTCCCTAAACTATAGCCTACAATACCTATGGTCACCAGGAATTCTTCCTTTCACCCTAGTAGCTATCTTAACCATATTCCTTCACGGAATGAAAGGTGAGGCAGTTAAGACTGCTTGGGGAAACTCAATTAAACAGGTTATTCCTGCAGCTATTGCATTAGGATTTGCTGTTGCTTTAGTACAGGTAATGATACAATCAGCTAACAACACAGCTGGTATTGATGGCATGATGCTAGCCATGTCAAATGCTACTGCTAGCATATTCTCTGGAGCTTGGCCACTGTTCTCACCTTTCATTGGAATCTTAGGTTCCTTTATGTCAGGTAGTAACACTACTTCTAACGTACTATTTGGTAGTTTCCAATACGGAGTTGCTGAGAGCTTAGGAATATCTCGAACTATTATCCTTGGGCTTCAAGCAGTTGGTGGAGCTATCGGTAACATGGTATGTGTACACAACGTTGTTGCTGCTTGTACAACAGTAGGAATATTAGGAGTAGAAGGTAAGATTATTAGAAGAAATGTAATTCCAGCAGCTATATATGCAATATTAGTTGGTATTGTTGGATTTTTAGCGATTTATGTCTTCGCTACAGGAGTATTTTAA
- a CDS encoding amidohydrolase, producing MTENSFKALVNGTVYTIKDKEPIIGGVLIKNGKIAAVGQFDIPNGCEIIDVNGALIFPGFIDPHTHLGISETALGFEGADHNELTTPVTAHVNAIDAINPADSAFDDAIKAGITSALVIPGSGNIIGGVGVVIKNWSEDIVMESRIVKKDACMKAALGENPKRVYSSKKTSPSTRMGSAAVMREALVEGQNYARKLEKAEKDPEKAPERNLKLENLVKVLKREMPIKIHAHRADDIATAIRISQEFNLDMSIEHSSEAHLISEYVSKFNYPFVVGPSLGVPTKVETKNKTLKSLQVLIKTGLPVSVTTDHPVLPIYRLIHAAALAVREGLDEYEALKMITINPAITLGLGDRLGSIEIGKDADITVYDRHPFDFLSNCLYTFVDGKVAYKR from the coding sequence ATGACCGAAAATAGTTTTAAAGCCTTAGTAAATGGTACTGTCTATACAATTAAAGACAAAGAACCAATTATAGGTGGAGTTTTAATAAAAAATGGCAAAATAGCAGCTGTAGGGCAGTTTGATATACCTAATGGTTGTGAAATTATCGATGTAAATGGGGCTCTGATTTTCCCAGGGTTCATTGATCCACATACCCACCTTGGAATTTCTGAGACTGCCTTAGGCTTTGAAGGTGCAGACCACAACGAGTTAACAACTCCAGTTACTGCACATGTAAATGCCATAGATGCAATAAACCCAGCTGATTCAGCATTTGATGATGCTATCAAAGCTGGAATTACCAGTGCCCTAGTAATTCCAGGTAGTGGTAATATAATCGGTGGTGTAGGAGTTGTTATTAAAAACTGGTCCGAAGATATCGTCATGGAATCTAGGATTGTTAAGAAAGATGCTTGCATGAAAGCTGCTTTAGGGGAAAACCCAAAAAGAGTTTACAGTAGTAAGAAAACTAGTCCTTCCACAAGGATGGGCAGTGCTGCTGTTATGAGGGAAGCTCTAGTTGAAGGGCAAAACTATGCAAGAAAACTTGAAAAGGCTGAAAAAGACCCTGAAAAGGCACCAGAGAGAAATCTAAAGCTTGAAAATTTAGTAAAGGTTCTCAAACGTGAAATGCCTATTAAAATACATGCTCACAGGGCTGATGACATCGCTACAGCTATCCGTATTTCCCAGGAGTTTAACTTGGATATGTCCATCGAGCATTCCAGTGAAGCACACCTCATATCAGAGTATGTCTCTAAATTTAATTATCCCTTTGTTGTTGGCCCTTCGTTAGGGGTACCTACTAAGGTGGAAACTAAAAACAAAACGTTGAAGTCACTTCAAGTATTGATCAAAACTGGGCTTCCAGTTTCAGTTACAACTGATCACCCAGTACTACCTATTTATAGATTGATCCATGCAGCAGCTTTGGCTGTAAGGGAAGGACTAGATGAATATGAGGCCCTTAAAATGATCACAATTAACCCTGCAATTACCTTAGGGTTAGGGGATCGGCTAGGAAGTATAGAAATAGGGAAAGATGCTGACATAACAGTGTACGACAGACACCCATTTGACTTCCTATCAAATTGTTTATATACCTTTGTAGATGGGAAGGTCGCTTATAAAAGATAA
- a CDS encoding DUF2062 domain-containing protein: MEMMLKNIWGKIQEIWKKVTTIKDTPHAIGLGAAIGLGWNFIPSLGIGPFVSVFNAKLFRGSGIAAVTVNLGTGFFIPLMYSLNMMTGRFIIGQWFARPEIEKQIQDSIQESIGNIEVVIKEPTRFFSLSNVTEFGFEFFLGGVINAIFFGAILYTIIWFPRYIKCKFFQKDCDTLEGDKNCNKRAKK; this comes from the coding sequence ATGGAAATGATGTTGAAAAATATATGGGGAAAAATTCAGGAGATTTGGAAAAAAGTAACCACAATTAAAGATACACCCCATGCCATTGGCTTAGGAGCTGCCATAGGGTTAGGGTGGAATTTTATACCTTCATTGGGGATAGGGCCCTTTGTATCTGTTTTTAATGCAAAATTATTTAGGGGAAGTGGTATTGCTGCAGTAACAGTAAACTTAGGTACAGGTTTTTTTATACCACTTATGTACTCATTAAATATGATGACTGGAAGATTCATAATAGGACAATGGTTTGCTAGGCCAGAGATAGAAAAACAAATACAGGATTCAATACAAGAATCCATAGGAAATATTGAAGTAGTAATAAAAGAGCCTACTCGTTTTTTCTCCCTAAGCAACGTAACAGAATTTGGGTTTGAGTTTTTTCTCGGTGGTGTAATAAATGCAATTTTTTTCGGGGCAATATTATATACGATAATTTGGTTTCCTAGATATATAAAATGTAAGTTCTTTCAAAAGGATTGTGATACCCTAGAAGGTGATAAAAACTGTAACAAAAGAGCTAAGAAATAA
- a CDS encoding amidohydrolase yields the protein MLAIKNGKIYTMAGTIIETGTILVENQKIKAIGTDVEIPEGAQVIDAQGKVIMPGIIDAHSHIGIFEEGLGFEGADGNEMTNPSTPHLRALDAINPMDVAFKEAYQGGITTVVSGPGSANVIGGLGLAMKTYGKVIDEMVMIDPTGLKCAFGENPKRVYSSQKKSPSTRMGTAAVMREELIKAQNYLKKLEKAESDPDKAPDRDLKMEAIVKVLKKEIPLRAHAHRADDIVTALRIAEEFDVDITIEHCTEGHLIADFLAKRGVDVVIGPTLSSKPKVELQNLTFETGRILYEAGVKFAIMTDHPVIPQQYLPLCAALAHKDGLPEEEALKAITINAAEIIGVGDRVGSLEVGKDADIIILSGHLFDYKTVVEKTIINGEIIYDRK from the coding sequence ATGTTAGCAATTAAAAATGGGAAAATTTATACCATGGCTGGTACAATAATTGAAACTGGTACCATTCTGGTGGAAAACCAAAAAATTAAAGCAATTGGTACAGATGTAGAAATTCCCGAAGGAGCACAAGTTATCGATGCTCAAGGTAAGGTTATCATGCCTGGTATTATTGATGCTCACTCCCACATCGGAATATTTGAAGAAGGCTTAGGTTTTGAGGGGGCAGATGGAAATGAAATGACAAACCCATCAACTCCACATCTAAGAGCACTAGATGCCATTAACCCTATGGATGTTGCATTTAAAGAAGCCTATCAAGGTGGTATTACAACAGTAGTTTCAGGACCAGGAAGTGCAAATGTTATCGGTGGACTAGGCCTTGCTATGAAAACCTATGGTAAAGTCATAGATGAGATGGTTATGATAGACCCTACTGGTTTAAAGTGTGCCTTTGGTGAGAACCCAAAAAGAGTATACAGCAGCCAAAAGAAATCTCCTTCTACTAGAATGGGTACAGCTGCTGTTATGAGAGAAGAACTAATTAAAGCTCAGAACTACTTAAAGAAATTAGAGAAAGCTGAGAGTGATCCAGACAAAGCACCAGATAGAGATTTAAAAATGGAAGCCATCGTTAAGGTTCTTAAAAAAGAGATTCCTTTACGTGCCCATGCCCATAGAGCAGATGATATTGTAACTGCTTTAAGAATAGCAGAAGAATTTGATGTGGATATTACAATCGAACACTGTACAGAAGGCCATCTTATAGCTGATTTTCTAGCTAAAAGAGGTGTAGACGTTGTAATAGGACCAACACTTTCCTCTAAACCAAAGGTAGAGCTTCAAAACCTTACATTTGAAACAGGTAGAATTTTATATGAAGCAGGTGTTAAATTTGCTATAATGACAGACCATCCTGTTATTCCGCAACAATATCTGCCCCTATGTGCAGCCCTAGCCCATAAAGATGGCTTACCTGAAGAGGAAGCACTAAAGGCTATTACTATCAATGCCGCTGAAATAATCGGTGTAGGTGATAGAGTGGGTAGTTTAGAGGTTGGCAAGGATGCAGATATAATCATTTTAAGTGGACACTTATTTGACTACAAAACCGTAGTTGAAAAAACCATAATAAATGGAGAGATTATCTATGACCGAAAATAG
- a CDS encoding HAMP domain-containing sensor histidine kinase, translating to MFKRSFFSKLIVIYAGILTLILMLMSGFLNYAFQRFYYIDEFRRLENTAIEFADVYEQYNIGQLGILEFQVSVRTFTRSTNSVVLVVAPDGKIVFNSNSLVSGIAPHMGRLSSLDESLKPQLNRSLKDQTVREVWRSNITGESALNLFLPLKYNDEVVGAMVVSQPSHDINQVVSSINKLIWFVGAIGSIITVFILYFVSKNFTRPITKINKAALSMASGTFIKVYLDNEDELGQLASSFNYMGEQLAKQEEHRREFLTTVSHELRTPLTSILGFIQGMLDGVIEKDEQDHYLKITVKEIKRIISLTNDLLDLERIKQGQVELHKDYFSVVDLIKECLSQLNPLFKERSIGFEIDCPNELVIVGDRNRLKQVFMNLLDNGIRHANTKIDVEIRYCGRDVQIEISDDGPGISPEDAPHLFERFYKADKSRTSKGSGAGLGLSIAKHLVVLHGGSLKLEPSDSGAIFKVTLNK from the coding sequence ATGTTCAAACGCAGCTTCTTTTCAAAGCTGATAGTGATTTACGCAGGTATATTAACTTTAATTCTTATGTTAATGTCCGGTTTCTTAAATTACGCTTTTCAAAGATTCTACTATATAGATGAGTTTAGACGCCTAGAAAACACCGCCATTGAATTTGCCGATGTATATGAACAATACAATATAGGGCAACTAGGTATTTTGGAGTTTCAAGTGAGTGTTCGAACTTTTACTAGATCTACTAATTCAGTTGTTTTAGTTGTTGCACCCGACGGAAAAATAGTTTTTAACTCAAATTCTTTAGTAAGTGGTATAGCCCCACATATGGGGAGACTAAGTAGCTTAGATGAGTCTCTTAAACCTCAACTGAACCGCTCCCTTAAGGATCAAACTGTACGGGAAGTGTGGCGATCTAATATCACTGGTGAATCTGCTTTAAACCTTTTCCTACCTTTAAAATACAACGACGAAGTAGTTGGAGCCATGGTAGTCAGTCAGCCAAGTCACGATATAAACCAAGTTGTTAGTTCCATCAATAAGCTCATATGGTTTGTGGGAGCCATAGGAAGCATTATTACAGTTTTTATCCTGTATTTTGTATCTAAAAACTTTACTAGACCCATTACCAAGATAAACAAAGCGGCTTTATCCATGGCTTCAGGCACATTTATAAAGGTTTATTTGGATAATGAAGATGAGCTTGGACAGTTGGCATCTTCATTTAACTATATGGGTGAGCAACTTGCTAAGCAAGAAGAGCATAGACGAGAGTTCCTGACCACTGTATCCCACGAATTAAGGACACCTCTGACTTCAATTTTAGGTTTTATTCAAGGCATGTTAGACGGGGTCATAGAAAAGGACGAACAGGACCACTATCTAAAAATAACTGTTAAGGAAATCAAGCGTATCATAAGCTTAACAAATGATCTCTTAGACCTAGAAAGAATCAAACAAGGGCAAGTAGAGCTACACAAGGATTATTTTAGTGTGGTTGACTTAATAAAAGAATGTCTTTCACAACTTAATCCCCTATTTAAAGAACGAAGCATTGGCTTTGAGATCGATTGCCCAAATGAGTTGGTCATAGTAGGAGATAGAAATAGGCTAAAGCAAGTATTCATGAATCTTTTAGATAACGGAATAAGGCATGCAAATACAAAGATCGATGTTGAAATAAGATATTGTGGTAGGGATGTCCAAATAGAAATCTCTGACGATGGGCCTGGTATTTCTCCCGAAGATGCCCCCCACTTATTCGAACGTTTTTACAAAGCTGATAAGTCTCGTACTTCAAAGGGAAGCGGTGCAGGACTAGGGTTGTCCATTGCTAAACATTTAGTGGTTTTACATGGGGGCTCTTTAAAGCTGGAACCTTCAGATAGTGGAGCTATCTTCAAGGTCACACTCAACAAATAA
- a CDS encoding lipoprotein: MRKIFTVLLVTILMLSLVGCSRKGKTTNVISQAELNAKEELFLSVGTTSYFVFDFKLDDEFKWIDIWVERYEFGEKIDTFIGMGSTLGNEGVFIFAIDESEGINNWTIVLQDEGGKSTTKASDKLVIDETKGFSKMWGVNNNIKIADNDITLASISYKNDGREMFSFTGDFYENPEANKQQMVNYDIVYLLRIKLSK, translated from the coding sequence ATGAGAAAAATATTCACTGTACTACTAGTTACTATTTTGATGTTATCTTTAGTAGGTTGTAGTAGAAAGGGCAAAACAACTAATGTAATTTCACAGGCTGAATTAAATGCGAAGGAGGAACTATTTTTATCAGTAGGTACTACTAGTTATTTTGTGTTTGATTTTAAATTAGATGATGAGTTCAAGTGGATTGATATATGGGTAGAAAGATATGAGTTTGGCGAAAAAATTGATACTTTCATTGGAATGGGATCCACCTTAGGCAATGAAGGGGTGTTTATTTTTGCCATAGATGAGTCAGAGGGAATCAATAATTGGACTATTGTTTTACAAGACGAAGGTGGAAAATCCACTACTAAAGCAAGTGATAAACTAGTTATAGACGAAACTAAAGGTTTTTCAAAGATGTGGGGAGTTAATAATAATATAAAAATTGCAGATAATGATATAACATTAGCCAGTATTAGTTATAAAAACGATGGTAGGGAAATGTTTTCTTTTACAGGTGATTTTTATGAAAACCCTGAAGCAAATAAACAACAAATGGTTAATTACGATATAGTGTACTTGCTTAGAATTAAGCTGTCTAAATAA
- a CDS encoding FadR/GntR family transcriptional regulator — MFRPIKDVKVYEHVIEQIKNMIMTGELKRGDKLPSERDLVEQLQVSRASIREALSALQIIGLIESRHGEGNFIKEKLDQNFLEPLSILFFLEKTSPTEILDFRLILEVNSAALASKNATPEQILELQAVVQDLEKYRMDENLNIKLDKKFHYTIAKISGNRLLFNILNTISDLIDTSITYTRSNILMDPKNLEILIEQHKGLFSAIAKGDAELASTRMKHHLDYVNKCMMEQEENNLLQNE; from the coding sequence ATGTTTCGCCCAATAAAGGATGTAAAAGTATACGAACATGTAATAGAACAAATTAAGAACATGATTATGACCGGAGAACTAAAAAGAGGAGATAAGCTTCCATCTGAAAGGGACCTAGTTGAACAACTACAAGTTAGTAGGGCATCTATTCGAGAAGCACTAAGTGCACTTCAAATAATAGGCCTTATAGAAAGTAGACATGGCGAAGGAAATTTTATAAAGGAAAAGCTAGATCAAAACTTTTTAGAGCCCCTATCCATATTGTTCTTTTTGGAGAAAACTTCTCCTACAGAAATCTTAGATTTTAGGCTTATATTGGAGGTTAACAGCGCAGCCTTAGCTTCAAAAAACGCAACTCCAGAACAAATCTTAGAGCTTCAAGCTGTAGTCCAAGATCTTGAAAAATATAGAATGGACGAGAACTTAAATATAAAGCTCGATAAAAAGTTCCATTACACCATAGCGAAAATTTCCGGTAATAGATTGCTGTTCAACATATTGAACACTATTTCCGATCTAATTGATACAAGCATTACTTATACTCGTAGTAATATACTTATGGATCCAAAAAATCTAGAAATACTTATTGAACAACATAAAGGTTTGTTCTCTGCTATTGCAAAGGGAGATGCAGAATTGGCATCAACTCGCATGAAACATCACTTAGATTATGTAAATAAGTGTATGATGGAGCAAGAGGAAAATAATCTACTACAAAATGAGTAG